A stretch of Borrelia turcica IST7 DNA encodes these proteins:
- a CDS encoding DUF3276 family protein: protein MGERGEIYSDKLFTNSERTYFFNVKENRKGDYFLNIVESKRNASGDFERHSVFIYEENIKEFESSLLRAISVIKKKNSGNYATGETRHNDFEPHNEGSRRDNSNFDKNYHYSGRSRNRDY, encoded by the coding sequence ATGGGCGAGCGAGGGGAAATATATTCTGATAAGTTATTTACAAATTCTGAGAGGACTTATTTTTTTAATGTTAAAGAAAATAGGAAAGGTGATTATTTTTTAAATATTGTTGAAAGTAAGAGAAATGCTAGTGGAGATTTTGAAAGACATTCAGTTTTTATTTATGAGGAAAATATAAAAGAATTTGAATCAAGTTTATTAAGAGCAATTTCTGTAATTAAGAAAAAGAATTCTGGAAATTATGCTACAGGAGAGACAAGGCATAATGATTTTGAGCCTCATAATGAAGGATCTAGGAGAGATAATTCTAATTTTGATAAAAATTATCACTATTCAGGAAGATCTAGAAATAGAGATTATTAA
- the phoU gene encoding phosphate signaling complex protein PhoU has product MIRRKLTKQLEVIKDYLWDMKECVLKIIEDSLIALESRDKNLAKKIINEDEKIIDDYQYDIEDLCGRIIATEHPVATELREILAIIKIISSLERIADHSTKIVKVVLLLESNAADFCSVDLYLKPLREMADTAKDMLSNIFDAYFDGDFTKILKIVKYDNVIDKLFSKQKTIVIDAMKNNPENLDYLLNILFLNSFLERVGDHVATIGELLYFVKIGEKVNLT; this is encoded by the coding sequence ATGATTAGACGCAAACTTACTAAACAACTTGAGGTGATAAAAGATTATCTTTGGGATATGAAAGAATGTGTACTTAAGATAATAGAAGATTCTTTAATAGCTTTAGAGTCTAGAGACAAAAATTTGGCTAAAAAAATCATTAATGAGGATGAAAAAATAATAGATGATTATCAATATGATATTGAGGATTTATGCGGAAGAATCATTGCTACTGAACATCCTGTGGCTACTGAGCTTAGAGAAATTTTAGCAATTATTAAAATAATAAGCTCTCTTGAACGTATTGCAGATCATTCTACTAAAATTGTAAAGGTTGTACTTCTTTTAGAGTCTAATGCAGCAGATTTTTGTTCTGTTGACCTTTATCTTAAACCTTTAAGAGAAATGGCAGATACAGCGAAAGATATGCTTTCAAATATTTTTGACGCTTACTTTGATGGAGATTTTACTAAAATACTTAAGATAGTAAAGTACGATAATGTTATAGATAAATTATTTTCCAAACAAAAAACTATTGTAATTGATGCTATGAAAAATAATCCAGAAAATTTGGATTATCTTTTGAATATATTATTTTTAAATAGTTTTTTAGAAAGAGTAGGAGACCATGTTGCTACAATAGGTGAGTTGCTTTACTTTGTTAAAATAGGAGAAAAAGTAAATTTAACCTAA
- a CDS encoding peptidylprolyl isomerase has protein sequence MRKRVKQIREEVPRVDSFDSNDKRVGIWGLLALILIVFGFIIAPLMPGLFDSSDSSGLRFGTYKGQPIYYEKNNKFAKYVNYYSNLYSRLMQNKNNSDMEYAIWNLAFVKHMEDIAFLDLAKANNFYVSKNMLNKNLMNSPVYLDSAGNFSPKRYNKVSDYQKYKIHNEAVEDLLSSNIQILLNSSFIFADSLPNAIKDMSKVRRSISYVSLSYQDFPQDEVISYAERALGLFKSIEVASIRFKNLGDANDAYEKLSKSTPFEEIAKFYSEDITNFKGVASSKKYYFDFELALERKEDVGVIFSLKVNEISKPIKTKNGNEYEIYKVLSNIYDFDKNSGHDISVARNYVETYEPSIIETFLENKLNKIIDEMNTDGVQKTLRKSKLSLKKDIVNLAYNMSIYPSTLGEELSGFKNSKDFYDIIFALKENHWSKPFLADRKVYVFSLNSGGSYSIESNDVIKEDSILDNLYQANSRLVIDSMLNKGDFEENFNEAFFALQNFN, from the coding sequence ATGCGGAAGAGAGTAAAACAGATAAGAGAAGAAGTGCCTAGGGTTGATTCTTTTGATTCTAATGATAAGAGGGTTGGTATTTGGGGTCTTTTAGCCCTTATATTAATTGTGTTTGGATTTATCATTGCACCTTTGATGCCTGGTTTGTTTGATAGTTCTGATTCATCTGGGTTAAGATTTGGTACTTATAAGGGACAACCAATTTATTATGAAAAGAATAATAAATTTGCTAAATATGTTAATTATTATTCAAATCTTTATTCTAGATTAATGCAAAATAAAAATAATTCTGACATGGAGTATGCTATTTGGAACTTGGCTTTTGTTAAGCATATGGAAGATATTGCTTTCCTTGATTTAGCAAAAGCTAATAACTTTTATGTTTCAAAAAATATGTTAAATAAAAATTTAATGAATTCTCCTGTATATCTAGACTCTGCTGGTAATTTTAGTCCTAAGAGATATAACAAAGTTTCTGATTATCAGAAATACAAGATTCATAACGAAGCAGTGGAAGACTTACTTTCTTCTAACATTCAGATTTTATTGAACAGTAGCTTTATATTTGCAGATTCTCTTCCTAATGCAATTAAGGATATGAGTAAGGTTAGAAGAAGTATTTCATATGTTTCACTCTCATATCAAGATTTTCCACAAGATGAAGTAATTTCTTATGCTGAGAGAGCTTTGGGTTTATTTAAAAGTATTGAAGTTGCATCTATTCGTTTTAAGAATTTAGGTGATGCAAATGATGCTTATGAAAAATTGTCTAAGAGTACTCCTTTTGAGGAGATTGCTAAATTTTATTCTGAGGATATTACTAATTTTAAGGGAGTTGCTTCTTCTAAGAAATATTATTTTGATTTTGAGCTTGCTCTTGAGAGAAAGGAAGATGTGGGGGTAATTTTTTCTTTGAAAGTGAATGAAATTTCTAAGCCTATTAAAACTAAAAATGGGAATGAGTATGAGATATATAAAGTATTGAGTAATATTTATGATTTTGATAAAAATTCAGGACATGATATTAGTGTGGCTAGAAACTATGTGGAAACTTATGAACCAAGCATTATTGAGACTTTTCTTGAAAATAAGCTTAATAAAATTATTGATGAAATGAATACTGATGGAGTACAGAAAACTCTTAGAAAAAGTAAGTTGTCATTGAAGAAGGATATTGTCAATCTTGCTTACAATATGAGTATTTATCCTAGTACTTTAGGAGAGGAGTTGTCTGGTTTTAAAAATAGTAAAGATTTTTATGATATCATTTTTGCCTTAAAAGAAAATCATTGGTCTAAGCCTTTTTTAGCAGATCGTAAAGTTTATGTATTTTCTTTAAACTCAGGTGGTAGCTATTCTATTGAGTCTAATGATGTGATTAAAGAAGATAGTATTCTTGATAACCTTTATCAGGCAAATAGTAGGCTAGTGATAGATTCTATGTTAAATAAAGGTGACTTTGAAGAAAATTTTAATGAAGCATTTTTTGCTTTGCAGAATTTTAATTAA
- a CDS encoding PTS lactose/cellobiose transporter subunit IIA: MTSDELNRYIDDKFMLILDKVSNIRNRLYKILKEIKKGNFDDIEYELSEIENLINNVNVSQAEFMSDDKFVKNVYLSLTIFNIQNCIMGLLSEKNLIEELIYLNKKIQGK, translated from the coding sequence ATGACAAGTGATGAATTAAATAGGTATATTGATGATAAATTTATGTTAATTTTAGATAAGGTTAGTAACATAAGGAATAGGCTTTATAAAATTTTAAAAGAGATTAAGAAAGGAAATTTTGATGATATTGAATACGAACTTAGTGAAATTGAGAATTTAATTAATAATGTTAATGTTTCACAAGCAGAATTTATGAGTGATGACAAATTTGTAAAAAATGTATATTTATCATTGACTATATTCAATATTCAAAACTGCATTATGGGTTTATTGAGTGAGAAAAATCTTATTGAAGAACTTATTTATTTGAATAAAAAGATACAAGGTAAATAA
- a CDS encoding pallilysin-related adhesin: protein MRFKLILSFVFILFSCVKENKDFIVFNKGIKESSEINYSDVSVSSGNNGEDVFGSLIDLKGYKILSVQQENLNLDVYFEQVVLAQDFSDLKSYLFIIGFDPKTQEAIVLFKEQVDIDSKKSYNMYLEDITGDYDFDIVVQGFFNEETVLYVFQKAIANDVSSYRPIFFHKVNGSIIINKYDRSLAYDDKQSRESYSISLERYDKQGEDIIVSRVEVYEYSHLQRRYYPLSASEKVRRMDSNVYKTLKDLTKEGVYKFLYGVWYDSGTYQRLGKSSLDDVLFLSFNRHFNEISIFKKNYQEIAHIEYMSKPAYNTLNISTKSIFSDLIVYNFWIKIIDGDNIEVKVDTGTNAYDKYGFSGIFKRFDDSILEENSNEKNFFIPNGNYVYKDIIYDFSYPNLTYIIEDNIYYGIFNVFSLKNNLILEYEVSMGDARMRESFIVEYSERVVQKQKFSTIILNPVKILKDEVSLVKGQKLKLERIEKLD from the coding sequence ATGCGTTTTAAATTAATTTTATCTTTCGTCTTTATTTTGTTTTCTTGTGTTAAGGAAAATAAAGATTTTATTGTTTTCAATAAGGGTATAAAAGAATCTAGCGAAATAAATTATTCTGATGTGAGTGTTTCAAGTGGAAATAATGGAGAAGATGTTTTTGGGTCACTTATTGACCTTAAGGGTTATAAGATTCTTTCAGTTCAACAGGAAAATTTAAATTTAGATGTTTATTTTGAACAAGTAGTTTTAGCACAGGATTTTTCAGATCTTAAATCTTATCTGTTTATTATTGGTTTTGATCCAAAAACTCAAGAGGCTATAGTTCTTTTTAAAGAGCAGGTAGATATTGATTCTAAAAAATCTTACAACATGTATCTTGAGGATATTACTGGTGATTATGATTTTGACATAGTTGTACAAGGATTTTTCAATGAAGAGACTGTTTTATATGTTTTTCAAAAAGCGATTGCTAATGATGTTTCGTCATACAGACCTATATTTTTTCATAAAGTGAATGGAAGTATTATTATAAATAAGTATGATAGATCCTTAGCTTATGATGATAAGCAATCTAGAGAAAGTTATTCTATTTCTTTAGAAAGATATGACAAGCAGGGTGAAGATATAATAGTTAGCCGAGTTGAAGTATATGAATATTCTCACTTGCAGAGAAGGTATTATCCTTTATCTGCGAGTGAGAAGGTCAGACGGATGGATAGTAATGTTTATAAAACTTTAAAGGATTTGACCAAAGAAGGAGTATATAAGTTTTTATATGGTGTTTGGTATGACAGTGGTACATATCAAAGGTTGGGAAAGTCGAGTCTTGATGATGTTTTATTTTTATCGTTTAATAGACATTTTAATGAAATTAGTATTTTTAAGAAAAATTATCAAGAAATAGCACATATTGAGTATATGTCAAAGCCGGCTTATAATACTCTTAATATTAGTACCAAATCTATTTTTTCAGATTTAATAGTTTATAATTTTTGGATAAAAATCATTGATGGTGATAATATTGAGGTAAAAGTTGATACTGGAACAAATGCTTATGATAAGTATGGATTCTCAGGCATTTTTAAACGATTTGATGATTCCATCTTGGAAGAAAATAGTAATGAAAAGAACTTTTTTATTCCAAATGGTAATTATGTGTATAAGGATATTATTTATGATTTTTCTTATCCTAATCTTACTTATATTATTGAAGATAATATTTATTATGGAATTTTTAATGTTTTTAGTTTAAAAAATAATTTAATTCTTGAGTATGAAGTTAGTATGGGTGATGCTAGGATGAGAGAATCTTTTATTGTTGAATATAGCGAGAGAGTAGTACAGAAGCAAAAATTTTCTACAATTATTCTTAATCCTGTTAAAATTTTGAAAGATGAAGTAAGTTTGGTTAAAGGACAGAAATTGAAGCTTGAGAGAATAGAAAAATTGGATTAG
- a CDS encoding DNA topoisomerase IV subunit B, giving the protein MKTNNYDESKIITLSSLEHIRLRSGMYIGRLGDGSNIDDGIYILIKEIIDNSIDEFIMGYGKEIFIRKENNIIGVRDCGRGIPLGKVVESVSVINTGAKYNDDVFQFSVGLNGVGTKAVNALSSRFLVRSIRDGKFFEALFSKGNLMKTAEGSSDEKSGTYIEFLADTEIFGKYKYSEDFLKRRFFHYACLNKGLKINYNDQIFESKKGLLDFINSEIKNEDLLYDFVYYSSKTLEFAFSHTSNYGETYFSFVNGQYTSDGGTHQTGFREGFARAINDFLKKTYSSTDIREGLVATLSIKIKDPIFESQTKNKLGNIETRSNVAKEVQRIISEILYKDKTLAKAIESKVVDNERLRKELSSVRKEAKERAKKISFKIPKLKDCKFHFNEKSIQSEATMIFLTEGDSATGSMVSCRDVYTQAIFSLRGKPQNMFEKSKSEIYKNEELYNMMVALGIEESIENLRYNKVVIATDADFDGFHIRNLLLVFFLTYFEDLVLNGHMYILETPLFRVRNKKSTVYCYSEEEKQKAVLELSNPEVTRFKGLGEISPNEFRNFIDISNIKLTKVDLFNIKDIKEKLGFYMGQNTPERRNFIMENLI; this is encoded by the coding sequence ATGAAGACAAATAATTACGATGAGAGTAAAATTATTACCTTATCTTCCCTTGAGCATATTAGATTGCGGTCTGGAATGTATATAGGGAGACTTGGTGATGGTTCTAATATTGATGATGGTATTTATATTTTAATTAAAGAAATAATTGATAATTCCATTGATGAATTTATTATGGGCTATGGTAAGGAAATATTTATAAGAAAAGAAAATAATATTATTGGTGTTAGAGATTGTGGACGAGGCATTCCTCTTGGAAAAGTTGTAGAGAGTGTTTCTGTTATTAATACTGGTGCTAAGTATAATGATGATGTATTTCAATTTTCTGTGGGTCTTAATGGAGTTGGAACTAAAGCTGTTAATGCTTTAAGTTCAAGATTTTTGGTAAGGTCAATAAGAGATGGTAAATTTTTTGAGGCTCTTTTTTCCAAGGGAAATTTGATGAAGACTGCAGAGGGGAGTTCTGATGAGAAGAGCGGTACTTATATTGAATTTTTAGCTGATACAGAAATTTTTGGCAAGTATAAGTATAGTGAAGATTTTTTAAAGAGAAGGTTTTTTCATTATGCTTGCTTAAATAAGGGTCTAAAGATTAATTATAATGATCAAATTTTTGAGTCTAAGAAAGGGCTTTTAGATTTTATAAACTCTGAAATTAAAAATGAAGATCTACTTTATGATTTTGTTTATTATTCTAGTAAGACTTTAGAATTCGCCTTTTCTCATACAAGCAATTATGGAGAGACATATTTCTCATTTGTAAATGGGCAGTATACTAGTGATGGAGGGACACATCAGACAGGATTTAGGGAAGGATTTGCTAGAGCTATTAATGATTTTCTTAAGAAAACATATTCATCTACTGATATTAGAGAGGGACTTGTAGCTACTCTTTCTATTAAGATAAAAGATCCAATATTTGAAAGTCAGACTAAAAATAAACTTGGTAACATTGAAACTAGGAGCAATGTTGCTAAGGAAGTGCAGAGAATAATATCAGAAATTCTTTATAAAGATAAAACTTTAGCAAAGGCAATTGAGAGTAAGGTAGTTGATAATGAGCGCCTTAGGAAAGAATTAAGTAGTGTACGAAAAGAAGCAAAGGAGAGAGCTAAGAAAATATCTTTTAAAATTCCTAAGCTTAAAGATTGTAAATTCCACTTTAATGAAAAAAGCATTCAATCTGAGGCTACTATGATATTCTTAACGGAAGGAGATTCTGCAACAGGTTCAATGGTATCTTGTAGAGATGTGTATACACAGGCTATATTTTCTCTTAGGGGTAAACCTCAAAACATGTTTGAGAAAAGTAAGTCTGAGATATATAAGAATGAAGAACTTTATAATATGATGGTAGCTCTTGGGATTGAAGAATCGATTGAAAATTTAAGATATAATAAGGTGGTAATTGCTACAGATGCTGATTTTGATGGGTTTCATATTAGAAATTTACTTTTAGTATTTTTCTTAACGTATTTTGAAGATTTGGTTTTAAATGGACATATGTATATATTAGAAACTCCACTTTTTAGAGTAAGGAATAAAAAATCTACTGTTTATTGTTATTCTGAGGAAGAGAAACAAAAAGCTGTTCTTGAATTAAGTAATCCTGAGGTAACAAGATTTAAGGGGCTTGGAGAAATTTCTCCGAATGAGTTTAGGAATTTTATTGATATTTCTAATATTAAACTTACAAAGGTTGATCTTTTCAATATTAAAGATATAAAAGAAAAGCTGGGATTTTATATGGGGCAAAATACTCCTGAGAGGCGTAACTTTATTATGGAGAATTTAATTTAA
- a CDS encoding queuosine precursor transporter: MSNEALWFIMLICTYSILIVIYKFFGKKGLFVWVSSSVAIANIQVLKQITIFGFNATLGNIIYASTYIATDILSEFYGRHVSKKAVYIGFISFIAFAFNTNIQLYFSPNKYDIHFNSLQNIFSSIPILLVASIIAYIISQLNDIYLYQLIKNKFPKFLFIRSNGSTLVSELIDTIVFVSIATYFNVFPKEVYFDIVLSTYVIKAFAGLLGTPFIYTAKLISQQKK; the protein is encoded by the coding sequence TTGAGTAACGAAGCTTTATGGTTTATTATGTTAATCTGTACTTATTCAATTTTAATTGTTATATACAAATTTTTTGGGAAAAAAGGATTGTTCGTATGGGTCTCGTCTTCTGTGGCTATTGCAAACATTCAAGTTTTAAAGCAAATTACAATATTTGGATTTAACGCCACTCTTGGTAATATTATTTATGCGTCAACCTACATTGCAACCGATATTTTATCGGAATTTTACGGCCGTCATGTTTCAAAAAAAGCAGTTTATATCGGTTTCATAAGTTTCATAGCTTTCGCTTTCAACACAAATATTCAACTTTATTTTTCACCAAACAAATATGATATACATTTCAACAGCTTACAAAATATTTTTTCTTCAATCCCAATTTTACTAGTCGCGTCGATAATTGCATATATAATATCTCAGCTAAATGACATATATCTATACCAACTCATTAAAAATAAATTTCCCAAATTCCTCTTCATAAGAAGTAATGGATCAACATTAGTAAGTGAACTAATAGATACAATAGTATTTGTGAGTATTGCAACATATTTCAATGTATTTCCAAAAGAAGTTTATTTTGATATAGTGCTTTCCACATATGTCATTAAAGC
- a CDS encoding ribonuclease HII, which produces MICGIDEVGRGCIFGPVLSAAVIFKGRPTFLNELDDSKKLKKEKREYLSSLILKNSYYAFAEVSNDIIDKINIHNASLLAMQLAYEKLNIDCDLVLVDGKFIPTIKAKKIQAIIKGDSIINEIKAASIIAKVQRDKLMNEYDKIYPLYSLKTNKGYPTQAHKDAIKEHGILSLHRKSFKLI; this is translated from the coding sequence ATGATTTGTGGAATTGATGAAGTTGGAAGAGGATGCATTTTTGGGCCCGTCTTAAGTGCAGCAGTTATTTTTAAAGGGAGACCTACTTTTTTAAATGAATTAGACGATTCAAAAAAACTTAAAAAAGAAAAAAGAGAATATTTATCTTCATTAATACTTAAAAATTCATACTATGCCTTTGCAGAAGTATCTAATGATATTATTGACAAAATTAATATTCACAATGCTTCTCTTCTTGCTATGCAACTTGCATATGAAAAACTCAATATTGACTGTGATTTAGTTCTTGTGGATGGAAAATTCATTCCAACAATAAAAGCTAAAAAAATTCAAGCAATAATCAAGGGAGACTCTATTATTAATGAAATAAAAGCAGCCTCAATTATCGCAAAAGTACAAAGAGATAAATTAATGAATGAGTATGATAAAATTTATCCTCTTTACTCCTTAAAAACCAACAAAGGATATCCAACTCAAGCACATAAAGATGCAATAAAAGAACATGGAATCCTAAGCCTTCACAGAAAAAGTTTTAAACTTATTTAA
- a CDS encoding CheR family methyltransferase, whose protein sequence is MESNNFTIHIKPNELNRLIKIVYNNFGINLSEKKKLLIESRLSSTIKAKNFSNFTEYINYLENNTSQISLIELVDKISTNHTYFFREPNHFEFLEKKLLPKMINQMSQSGEKEIRIWSAGCSSGEEPYTIAMIINEHISNNKIHLNTKILATDISITVLKEASKGIYPGDRVKTLPKHLKLKYLNQLKNDKFEVKDTLKRMVQFKKLNLMDEYFPFKKKFDLIFCRNVMIYFDEETRNLLAEKFNKCLKDECYLLIGHSETIRGNKNFEYIMPATYKKSN, encoded by the coding sequence ATGGAAAGTAATAATTTCACTATTCACATAAAACCAAACGAACTTAATAGACTCATAAAAATAGTTTACAATAATTTTGGTATTAATCTTAGTGAGAAAAAAAAATTATTGATTGAAAGTCGACTATCATCAACAATTAAAGCAAAAAATTTTAGCAATTTCACAGAATATATTAACTACTTAGAAAATAATACAAGCCAAATATCCTTAATAGAGTTAGTGGATAAAATATCAACAAATCATACTTATTTTTTTAGAGAACCTAATCATTTTGAATTTCTTGAAAAAAAACTTTTACCCAAAATGATTAATCAAATGTCACAATCGGGAGAAAAAGAAATTCGTATATGGTCAGCTGGATGTTCAAGTGGAGAAGAGCCTTATACAATTGCGATGATAATAAATGAACACATAAGTAATAATAAAATCCACTTAAATACAAAAATATTAGCAACCGATATTTCAATTACTGTTTTAAAAGAAGCAAGTAAAGGAATTTATCCAGGGGATCGCGTAAAAACACTGCCTAAACATTTAAAACTTAAATATTTAAATCAACTTAAAAATGACAAATTCGAAGTCAAGGATACACTTAAAAGAATGGTTCAATTTAAAAAATTGAACTTAATGGATGAATATTTTCCATTCAAGAAAAAATTTGATTTAATTTTCTGTAGAAATGTAATGATTTATTTTGATGAAGAAACTAGAAATTTACTTGCTGAAAAATTTAATAAATGTTTAAAGGATGAATGTTATTTGCTCATCGGTCATTCAGAAACAATTAGAGGAAATAAAAATTTTGAATATATCATGCCTGCAACATATAAAAAATCAAACTAA
- a CDS encoding lysophospholipid acyltransferase family protein — protein sequence MRVLRNIVTYINVLFFFLVFTVLFPVYLIFKIFKFESYFVKFSFILMRFGINISLWLADVKVVVTRDNDACLSGKGSVVIMGNHVGAMDPIFLIYIFMQPFAVVAKRSLFNIPFLNLILISIGAIPVNRSSIKSSANAQRRALEVIKEGRLIGIFPEGTRSRDGEVGKFKRGAMNLALRTNSSIIPVTLLNTHKVFIKNFIFNSGLSVYVHVHSLIDVSILKNDEKENLHVIVRDKIVKKLEKMKMQYSIDRDLNEDK from the coding sequence ATGAGAGTATTAAGAAATATTGTTACTTATATTAATGTTCTTTTCTTTTTTTTGGTTTTTACTGTTTTGTTTCCAGTATATTTGATTTTTAAAATTTTTAAATTTGAAAGTTATTTTGTAAAATTTAGTTTTATATTAATGAGATTTGGTATTAATATTAGCTTATGGCTTGCTGATGTTAAGGTTGTTGTTACTAGAGACAATGATGCTTGTTTGTCTGGTAAGGGTAGTGTAGTGATTATGGGAAATCATGTTGGTGCAATGGATCCTATTTTTTTAATTTATATATTCATGCAACCCTTTGCAGTAGTTGCTAAGAGATCACTTTTTAATATTCCTTTTCTTAATTTAATCTTAATTTCCATAGGAGCCATTCCTGTAAATAGGAGTAGTATAAAATCTTCTGCTAATGCCCAGAGGAGGGCTCTTGAAGTTATTAAGGAAGGGCGACTTATTGGAATTTTTCCTGAAGGAACTAGGAGTCGAGATGGTGAGGTTGGGAAATTTAAGAGAGGTGCTATGAACTTAGCTTTAAGAACAAATTCTTCAATTATACCTGTGACTTTGCTTAATACGCATAAAGTCTTTATTAAAAATTTTATATTTAATTCGGGATTATCTGTATATGTTCATGTTCATTCTTTAATAGATGTGTCTATTTTAAAAAATGATGAGAAAGAAAATCTTCATGTTATTGTTAGAGATAAAATAGTTAAAAAATTAGAAAAAATGAAAATGCAATATAGCATTGATAGGGATTTAAATGAAGACAAATAA